A window of the bacterium genome harbors these coding sequences:
- a CDS encoding phage holin family protein gives MSGEEPDTLGDERRRAGPAEAAGTLVLRLVSHVAELLRLHLLLSGQELRQLARELLISAVFIVVAAFMSVFAVGLLLTSAVLALSLVLTPWAAALVVLGASTVLIAALGVVGAWRVRTRARRFAAVMDALRGDLRWLWSELLRIG, from the coding sequence ATGAGTGGAGAGGAACCTGATACCCTGGGTGACGAGCGTCGGCGGGCCGGGCCCGCGGAGGCGGCGGGGACGCTGGTGCTGCGCCTCGTCTCCCACGTGGCGGAGTTGCTGCGGCTGCACCTGCTTCTGAGCGGCCAAGAACTGCGGCAGCTCGCGCGCGAGCTCCTGATCAGCGCCGTCTTCATCGTCGTCGCGGCGTTCATGTCGGTCTTCGCGGTGGGGTTGTTGTTGACGTCGGCCGTGCTGGCGCTGTCGTTGGTCTTGACGCCATGGGCTGCGGCGCTGGTCGTGCTCGGTGCGAGCACGGTCCTGATCGCGGCGCTGGGGGTCGTCGGGGCGTGGCGCGTTCGGACCCGGGCCCGCCGGTTCGCGGCCGTGATGGACGCACTTCGGGGAGATCTGCGGTGGCTTTGGAGCGAGCTTCTGAGAATCGGTTAG
- a CDS encoding spore germination protein GerW family protein has protein sequence MMIDRLADRIKELHDRAGTRTVFGDPVELRGRTIVPVARVCYAFGMGMGHGRKRPEGDDGMVGEGGGGGGGVSVKPLAVVEVTDTAINVVPIVDATRLALVGMALAAWGVFWVSRALRARHCACGGRGPEREPGRPGPGAGPRG, from the coding sequence ATGATGATCGACAGGCTCGCCGATCGCATCAAGGAGCTACACGACAGGGCGGGGACCCGGACGGTGTTCGGGGACCCGGTTGAGCTTCGCGGCCGCACGATCGTTCCCGTCGCGCGCGTCTGCTACGCATTCGGCATGGGGATGGGACATGGGCGCAAGCGGCCCGAGGGCGATGACGGGATGGTCGGCGAGGGCGGCGGGGGCGGTGGAGGCGTCTCCGTGAAACCCTTGGCCGTCGTTGAGGTCACGGACACGGCGATCAACGTCGTGCCGATCGTCGACGCAACCCGGCTCGCCCTTGTGGGGATGGCGCTCGCCGCCTGGGGTGTGTTCTGGGTGAGTCGGGCGCTGCGGGCGAGACACTGCGCGTGCGGCGGGCGTGGCCCCGAGCGGGAGCCGGGGCGGCCCGGGCCCGGAGCAGGGCCGCGGGGATGA
- the typA gene encoding translational GTPase TypA, whose protein sequence is MTQAIRNIAIIAHVDHGKTTLVDAMLRQSGTFRANETVVERVMDSNELERERGITILAKNTAIFYHDIKINIVDTPGHSDFGGEVERALKMVDGVMLLVDASEGPLPQTRYVLSKALEAGLPPIVVINKIDRTDARPQQVLNEVYDLFIDLDAKEPQLDFPVLYTNAKTGAASTDIAQAGVDLRPLFEAIVATVPPPGGDAAARLQILVANLDYSDYLGRIAIARVFNGTLKTGETVGIAKTDGALPRTRITKLFSFSGLKRTEVASTELGDIIAVAGVEGIAIGDTITDAETPSPLPRIAIDEPTIAMQFTVNSSPLAGREGTYVTSRNLRERLEKELLTNVSLRMEETDNTDTFKIMGRGELQLAILIEMMRREGYELMVGKPEIVTKTVDGVLMEPMERLTIDVPERFVGVVVEKLGGRKGQMTNMHNHGYGRARLEFRLPSRGLIGLRSELLTDTRGTIVMNSLFDGHTKWMGEIPRRLTGALVADRPGVTTSYALYNLQERGELFVGPGVDVYEGMVIGENSRDNDLDVNVVREKKLTNMRASTAEDAIRLVPFRALNLEQAIEFIADDEFVEITPQSLRLRKKILPQNRRPKRNAVPVGARKAE, encoded by the coding sequence GTGACCCAGGCCATTCGCAACATCGCCATCATCGCCCACGTCGACCACGGCAAGACGACGTTGGTCGACGCCATGCTCCGCCAGAGCGGGACGTTCCGCGCGAACGAAACCGTGGTGGAGCGCGTCATGGATTCGAACGAACTCGAGCGCGAGCGCGGGATCACGATCCTGGCCAAGAACACCGCGATCTTCTACCATGACATCAAGATCAACATCGTGGACACGCCCGGTCACAGCGACTTCGGCGGCGAGGTGGAGCGGGCCCTCAAGATGGTGGACGGCGTGATGTTGCTCGTAGACGCCAGCGAGGGCCCCCTACCGCAGACGCGGTACGTGCTGAGCAAAGCCCTGGAAGCCGGCCTGCCGCCGATCGTGGTCATCAACAAGATCGACCGGACCGATGCACGGCCGCAGCAAGTCTTGAACGAAGTCTACGACCTGTTCATCGATCTGGACGCCAAAGAGCCACAGCTCGATTTTCCCGTGCTCTACACGAACGCCAAGACCGGCGCCGCGTCGACCGACATCGCCCAGGCGGGGGTGGATCTGCGCCCCTTGTTCGAAGCGATCGTCGCAACGGTTCCGCCTCCCGGCGGGGACGCCGCGGCGCGCCTGCAGATCCTGGTGGCCAACCTCGACTACAGCGATTATCTCGGGCGCATCGCCATCGCGCGCGTGTTCAACGGCACGCTCAAGACCGGCGAGACGGTGGGCATCGCGAAGACGGATGGGGCGCTCCCCAGGACGCGCATCACGAAGCTGTTCTCGTTCAGCGGCCTCAAGCGGACGGAAGTCGCGTCGACCGAACTGGGCGACATCATCGCGGTCGCAGGCGTTGAGGGCATTGCCATCGGCGATACCATTACCGACGCGGAAACGCCCTCACCCCTGCCGCGCATCGCGATCGATGAGCCGACCATCGCGATGCAGTTCACCGTCAACTCCTCGCCGCTCGCAGGGCGCGAGGGCACGTATGTCACCTCGCGGAACCTGCGCGAACGCTTGGAGAAAGAACTCCTCACCAACGTCTCCTTGCGAATGGAGGAGACCGACAACACCGACACCTTCAAGATCATGGGCAGGGGTGAGCTGCAGCTCGCCATCCTCATCGAAATGATGCGGCGGGAAGGCTACGAGCTGATGGTCGGCAAGCCGGAGATCGTGACCAAGACGGTCGACGGCGTGCTGATGGAACCGATGGAACGGCTGACGATCGACGTGCCGGAACGCTTCGTCGGGGTGGTCGTGGAGAAACTGGGCGGCCGCAAGGGACAGATGACCAACATGCACAACCACGGCTACGGACGGGCGCGTCTGGAGTTCCGGCTGCCCAGCCGCGGGCTGATCGGCCTCCGCAGCGAACTGCTCACCGACACGCGCGGCACCATCGTCATGAATTCGCTCTTCGACGGGCACACGAAGTGGATGGGCGAGATCCCCCGTCGTCTGACCGGCGCGCTGGTAGCGGACCGGCCCGGCGTCACGACCTCCTACGCCCTCTACAACCTCCAGGAACGCGGGGAACTGTTTGTCGGGCCGGGGGTCGACGTCTACGAAGGCATGGTCATCGGCGAAAATTCGCGCGACAACGATCTCGACGTCAACGTCGTGCGCGAAAAGAAGCTCACCAACATGCGGGCGTCCACCGCGGAGGACGCGATCCGGCTCGTCCCGTTTCGGGCGTTGAACCTGGAACAGGCGATCGAGTTCATCGCCGACGACGAGTTCGTGGAGATCACGCCGCAGTCGCTGCGGCTGAGGAAGAAAATCCTACCGCAAAAC